In Micromonospora sp. LH3U1, one genomic interval encodes:
- a CDS encoding DUF4190 domain-containing protein — MQPGNPGQDPYGQQPNQDPTAPQPPAAPYGQQPQDPYAAPQAPYGQQPTSGQPYGQQPPHQDPYGQQQAPYGQQPAPYGGGPTYPNAGYPPAQGQGQNNTLGLVSMILGIASIPLICCLYLGIPVGIAGVVTGYLARQKVAQGQASNAGQAKAGLICGAVGVVLGILLLIVSIVAQVKLPTQP, encoded by the coding sequence ATGCAGCCCGGTAACCCCGGTCAGGACCCGTACGGCCAGCAGCCCAACCAGGATCCGACCGCTCCCCAGCCGCCAGCCGCCCCGTACGGCCAGCAGCCGCAGGACCCGTACGCGGCACCGCAGGCGCCGTACGGTCAGCAGCCCACCTCCGGCCAGCCGTACGGCCAGCAGCCGCCGCACCAGGACCCGTACGGCCAGCAGCAGGCCCCGTACGGCCAGCAGCCGGCCCCGTACGGCGGCGGTCCGACGTACCCGAACGCTGGCTACCCGCCGGCACAGGGGCAGGGGCAGAACAACACCCTCGGCCTGGTGTCGATGATCCTCGGTATCGCGTCGATCCCGCTCATCTGCTGCCTGTACCTGGGCATCCCGGTCGGCATCGCGGGCGTGGTGACCGGTTACCTCGCCCGGCAGAAGGTCGCCCAGGGCCAGGCCAGCAACGCCGGACAGGCCAAGGCCGGCCTGATCTGCGGCGCGGTCGGCGTCGTGCTGGGCATTCTGCTGCTCATCGTGAGCATCGTGGCGCAGGTCAAACTGCCCACCCAGCCCTGA
- a CDS encoding cell division protein PerM: MSPVTPDRPSRPGGVSADDRPVNRAVPARRVPAPRAGGSPRGRAPLPVAAGVAAGWAALTSYLPVAIVLGLVHLGGDSTTLTNTLRTALAGWLLGHGVPIHTESGPLGLAPLALTVLALWRLTRAGVHVSRAIGARDSRSPRRALLAAGAVGIAYALLGALAAVLVGTGGPNVSPVRAGATFAVVGTLAALVGATRITAVTRLLHDRMPGPVRDGIRTGLVAGLLLLGAGAGAAGLAVATGGGDAADMIGAYRTGVAGQAGVTLVSVAYAPNAAIWSASYLLGPGFAVGTDTAVRTSEVSVGALPAVPLLAGLPRGPVDGFGALLLAVPVLAGMVAGWLLARRVARLAGPERAPQRWAELLAPAALAGPVAGVLLGVAAAVSGGSLGAGRLAQVGPVGWQVGLVAAGVVAVGALLGAAATRMLTRAPAQESRRAPAQ; encoded by the coding sequence ATGTCCCCCGTCACCCCTGACCGTCCCAGCCGTCCCGGCGGTGTGAGCGCCGACGACCGGCCGGTCAACCGTGCCGTGCCGGCCCGGCGGGTGCCCGCGCCCCGCGCGGGCGGGTCACCACGGGGGCGCGCACCGTTGCCCGTCGCCGCCGGGGTGGCTGCCGGTTGGGCCGCCCTGACGTCCTACCTGCCGGTTGCCATCGTGCTCGGCCTGGTCCACCTCGGCGGGGACTCCACCACCCTGACCAACACCCTGCGCACCGCGCTGGCCGGTTGGTTGCTCGGGCACGGCGTGCCGATCCACACGGAGTCCGGTCCGCTCGGGCTCGCCCCACTGGCGCTGACCGTGCTTGCGCTCTGGCGGCTGACCCGGGCCGGTGTGCACGTCAGCCGCGCGATCGGCGCCCGTGACAGCCGCTCACCGCGCCGGGCGCTGCTCGCCGCGGGCGCGGTCGGCATCGCGTACGCGCTGCTCGGCGCGCTCGCGGCGGTGCTGGTCGGCACCGGTGGGCCGAATGTGTCCCCGGTCCGTGCGGGCGCCACCTTCGCCGTGGTCGGCACACTCGCCGCGCTGGTCGGCGCCACCCGCATCACCGCCGTGACCCGGCTGCTGCACGACCGGATGCCGGGTCCGGTGCGCGACGGCATCCGTACCGGTCTGGTAGCCGGGCTGCTGCTGCTCGGCGCGGGCGCCGGCGCGGCCGGCCTGGCGGTCGCCACCGGCGGCGGCGACGCGGCGGACATGATCGGGGCGTACCGGACCGGGGTTGCCGGGCAGGCCGGGGTGACCCTGGTCAGTGTCGCGTACGCGCCGAACGCGGCGATCTGGTCAGCCAGTTACCTGCTCGGTCCGGGCTTTGCGGTCGGCACCGACACCGCGGTACGTACCAGTGAGGTGTCGGTCGGCGCGCTGCCGGCCGTACCGTTGCTCGCTGGCCTGCCGCGTGGCCCGGTGGACGGCTTCGGCGCCCTGCTGCTCGCGGTGCCGGTGCTGGCCGGGATGGTCGCCGGCTGGCTGCTCGCCCGCCGGGTGGCCCGACTCGCCGGGCCGGAGCGGGCCCCGCAGCGCTGGGCCGAGTTGCTGGCGCCGGCGGCGCTGGCCGGGCCGGTGGCCGGCGTGCTGCTCGGCGTGGCCGCCGCGGTCTCCGGCGGGTCGCTCGGCGCCGGTCGGCTGGCGCAGGTGGGGCCGGTGGGTTGGCAGGTCGGCTTGGTGGCGGCCGGTGTCGTCGCGGTCGGCGCACTGCTCGGGGCCGCTGCCACCCGCATGCTCACCCGCGCCCCCGCGCAGGAGAGCCGGCGCGCCCCGGCGCAGTAG
- a CDS encoding DUF4190 domain-containing protein, with protein MTTAYPPPPPPPARGRDRTTLWGVLGIVLGLICCGILGIIFGYLSIRDARRNGQSPVLGYLAIVFGVINIIGGAILRATGNYPFWNND; from the coding sequence GTGACGACCGCATACCCGCCGCCCCCGCCGCCGCCGGCCAGGGGCAGGGACCGCACCACGCTCTGGGGCGTGCTGGGCATCGTGCTCGGCCTGATCTGTTGCGGCATCCTCGGCATCATCTTCGGCTACCTGTCGATCCGCGACGCCCGGCGCAACGGTCAGTCGCCGGTGCTCGGCTACCTCGCCATCGTGTTCGGCGTGATCAACATCATCGGTGGCGCGATCCTGCGGGCGACCGGCAACTACCCGTTCTGGAACAACGACTGA